Proteins encoded by one window of Triplophysa rosa linkage group LG19, Trosa_1v2, whole genome shotgun sequence:
- the LOC130570315 gene encoding fatty acid hydroxylase domain-containing protein 2-like, producing MATENTGGLWDSLKKAAFVIGSGLFFLVAFRNSVTWHLQKFWGASGDFWQTQWTKLHLAFGENEAALFFIGTMLVPTLSFWLFNALLMVVDTTGKPNFITRYRIQADKNNPVDSTRLRHAVKKVLFNQVFLSGPLVVLTYIVMNWRGKPCAPELPTFHWVLLELVFCGLIEEILFYYTHRSA from the exons GAAAATACTGGAGGACTTTGGGATTCATTGAAGAAAGCAGCTTTTGTCATTGGATCTGGACTTTTCTTCCTGGTCGCATTTAGGAACTCCGTAACATG GCATTTGCAGAAGTTTTGGGGAGCATCTGGAGATTTCTGGCAGACACAGTGGACTAAACTTCACTTGGCCTTTGGTGAAAATGAGGCTGCCttgttttttattg GAACCATGTTGGTACCCACTCTTTCTTTTTGGTTGTTTAATGCCCTCCTGATGGTGGTTGACACAACTGGGAAACCAAACTTCATCACTCGCTATAGGATACAGGCGGACAAAAACAATCCG GTGGATTCGACCCGGTTGCGTCATGCAGTGAAAAAGGTGCTTTTCAACCAGGTCTTTCTGTCAGGACCGCTGGTGGTGCTGACCTACATAGTGATGAACTGGCGTGGCAAGCCGTGTGCTCCTGAGCTGCCCACTTTTCACTGGGTCCTGTTGGAGCTGGTGTTCTGTGGCCTTATAGAGGAAATACTGTTTTACTACACTCACAGGTCAGCATGA